Proteins found in one Candidatus Nitrosopelagicus brevis genomic segment:
- a CDS encoding TIGR00269 family protein: MQCQKCENTAVYTRKYSGESLCSECFSNSILRKAAKTISKYKMIKNDELVVVGVSGGKDSLVLLSILKKMSETHNFRIIAVTIDEGIPGYRDEALEIVKSFCSKLDVEFRTYSYKELYDVTLSESLELRDEEKTTSCSICGIFRRRALDHAAEELGANVIATGHNLDDSLQTFLINTLSGDSNKIGWMSPGSDSKQIRKIKPLAEIYESEIVFYAFTNNLPFQTEPCPHMNEGIRTEIREFLNSIEDKHSGIKNNMYRSIIKISEVMKDSSFKEKRICTNCGNQCTGKICAVCNMITDLKKERS, translated from the coding sequence ATGCAATGCCAAAAATGTGAAAATACTGCAGTTTATACCAGAAAATATTCTGGAGAAAGTCTCTGCTCTGAATGCTTTTCAAACTCTATTTTGAGAAAGGCTGCAAAAACAATCTCCAAGTACAAGATGATTAAAAATGATGAACTAGTTGTTGTTGGTGTTTCAGGTGGAAAAGATTCGTTAGTATTACTTAGCATATTAAAAAAAATGTCAGAGACCCATAACTTTAGAATCATTGCTGTAACAATTGATGAGGGAATTCCAGGATATAGAGATGAAGCACTAGAAATAGTCAAGAGTTTCTGCTCAAAATTGGATGTAGAGTTTAGAACTTATTCATACAAAGAACTGTATGATGTAACATTATCAGAATCACTAGAATTAAGGGATGAAGAAAAAACTACGTCTTGTTCAATTTGTGGTATTTTTAGAAGAAGAGCCTTAGATCATGCTGCAGAAGAACTAGGAGCAAATGTAATTGCTACAGGTCACAACTTGGATGATTCATTACAGACATTTTTGATTAACACATTATCTGGGGATTCTAACAAAATTGGTTGGATGAGTCCAGGAAGCGATTCAAAACAAATTAGAAAAATAAAACCACTTGCAGAAATTTATGAATCTGAAATTGTATTTTATGCATTTACAAATAATTTGCCATTTCAAACAGAACCATGTCCTCACATGAATGAAGGTATTCGAACTGAGATTCGAGAATTTCTAAATTCCATAGAAGACAAACATAGTGGAATAAAGAACAACATGTATCGCTCAATTATCAAAATCTCAGAAGTTATGAAAGATTCAAGTTTCAAAGAAAAACGAATTTGTACAAATTGTGGAAATCAATGCACAGGAAAGATTTGTGCTGTGTGTAATATGATTACAGATTTGAAAAAAGAACGATCCTAA
- a CDS encoding site-2 protease family protein — MELNFLTDNAIIYVLIAWVAIFAVAKGLRLERYGFSIKPYSLTYKNYKVQDALVRLLGRTRRGVRVFADVSVIAGFIMMGYVFFFLFLNISNYFVEPDEFAELTVLLPGVTMTSASAIMYFLLSIPIVLVIHEGAHGIVGVLEKINIKTGGFAIFIAMFAGFVEPDEEQFSKAKKISRLRLIGAGPTSNVIFAFILGAILLTNPLFAMGLGGVPGAEPLVDVFYESAAAGVLVLSVIDGGGAQQAGIQQNDMIIKIDDVNIASATDLQANPVEPGDTVNVTVLRDGSEIVFPVTIMASPDDPERGLIGIMRNDMGQLPEPIFNFIDWNLDTSFGWQFSWFLLWLWMISFFIGIINMLPLPILDGGKFIHTIIEGRISEKTVNGIMMAVYAISFIVFGLNIGLSYVKSGWFTI; from the coding sequence TTGGAACTAAATTTCTTAACAGATAATGCAATTATTTACGTACTCATAGCTTGGGTTGCTATTTTTGCAGTAGCCAAAGGTCTCAGATTAGAAAGATACGGATTCTCAATAAAACCATATAGTCTAACCTACAAAAATTACAAGGTTCAAGATGCACTAGTCAGATTACTAGGAAGAACAAGAAGAGGGGTTCGTGTATTTGCAGATGTTAGTGTCATTGCAGGATTTATCATGATGGGATATGTTTTCTTCTTTTTGTTTTTGAATATTTCAAATTACTTTGTAGAACCAGATGAATTTGCAGAATTGACTGTTCTATTACCAGGTGTCACAATGACATCTGCTTCAGCTATAATGTACTTTTTACTATCAATTCCAATTGTGTTAGTAATTCATGAAGGTGCGCACGGAATTGTTGGGGTTTTGGAAAAGATCAATATCAAAACAGGTGGATTTGCAATTTTTATAGCAATGTTTGCAGGATTTGTAGAACCAGATGAAGAGCAGTTTAGTAAAGCAAAAAAGATTTCACGACTCCGTTTGATTGGTGCAGGCCCAACTTCAAACGTAATTTTTGCTTTCATTTTAGGAGCAATTTTACTAACAAACCCATTATTTGCAATGGGATTAGGAGGAGTACCAGGTGCAGAGCCACTTGTAGATGTATTTTATGAATCAGCTGCAGCAGGAGTTTTAGTACTTTCAGTAATTGACGGCGGAGGTGCACAACAAGCAGGTATTCAACAAAATGACATGATCATTAAAATTGATGACGTGAATATTGCGTCAGCTACGGATTTACAAGCGAATCCAGTTGAACCAGGCGATACAGTCAATGTAACTGTACTAAGAGATGGAAGCGAGATTGTTTTTCCTGTAACAATAATGGCATCGCCTGATGATCCTGAAAGAGGATTAATCGGCATCATGCGAAATGATATGGGTCAACTTCCAGAACCAATTTTCAACTTTATTGACTGGAACTTAGACACCTCATTTGGTTGGCAATTTTCCTGGTTCTTGTTGTGGTTATGGATGATTTCATTTTTTATTGGAATAATCAACATGTTACCATTACCAATTCTAGATGGTGGAAAATTCATTCATACCATAATTGAAGGAAGAATTTCAGAAAAAACAGTAAATGGAATAATGATGGCAGTTTATGCAATCTCATTCATAGTGTTTGGTCTCAATATCGGACTATCATATGTCAAGTCAGGTTGGTTCACAATCTAA
- the cutA gene encoding divalent-cation tolerance protein CutA: protein MKPVIIVSTFPNKTVTKKIANALVKKKLAACVNITKIDSVYSWKGKIQNDSEYLAIFKTTKKNEKTLKNEIKKLHPYDVPEIAEINVNSMNKPYLDWLIDSTI from the coding sequence ATGAAACCAGTGATAATTGTCTCTACATTTCCTAACAAGACTGTAACAAAAAAGATTGCAAATGCACTAGTCAAAAAGAAACTTGCTGCGTGCGTAAATATTACAAAAATTGATTCTGTATATTCATGGAAAGGTAAAATTCAAAATGATTCAGAATATTTGGCAATTTTTAAAACTACAAAGAAAAATGAAAAAACTCTCAAAAATGAAATTAAAAAATTACATCCCTATGATGTTCCAGAAATTGCTGAAATCAATGTAAATTCTATGAATAAGCCATATCTTGATTGGTTGATCGATTCCACTATCTAA
- a CDS encoding mRNA surveillance protein pelota produces MITKTLDENTISLMPEDSDDLLTIRRILKIDDKIIGETTRVIKQDKEYARPDKGERVHVRLAIKVEKISLDNVLDRIRVGGTILESNNESVPHGTHHSFTIKIDEGFNLVKKKWSGVEKKLAKSKGKKTKFILIAIDTGDCGIGRLKGTHLHLLPNMYSGSSGKRYKSSFKIEKFFDDVVGAISSVVEKDNFVIVFGPGETKKKFYNYVSKKPIADKCKFKVIEGIDSGGEDGIHVFTKSDAMKEVMADTKLAKVSQIIDEVMFLANKQSKKFSMGIEETKKANEAGAIESLVFSEKAIQDSDEQEIIDFLNDVESKGGEIFSVDSTIDAGLRVSGLGGIISLLRFPLEY; encoded by the coding sequence ATGATTACAAAAACTCTTGATGAAAATACAATTTCATTAATGCCTGAAGATTCTGATGATTTACTGACTATCAGAAGAATTTTAAAAATTGATGACAAGATTATTGGTGAAACAACTAGAGTAATTAAACAAGACAAGGAATATGCACGACCAGATAAAGGAGAAAGAGTTCATGTACGACTTGCAATCAAGGTAGAAAAAATTTCTCTTGATAATGTTCTAGACAGAATTAGAGTTGGAGGTACAATTTTGGAATCAAATAATGAATCAGTTCCACATGGAACGCATCATTCTTTTACAATAAAGATTGATGAAGGATTCAATCTGGTAAAGAAAAAATGGAGCGGTGTTGAAAAGAAACTTGCAAAATCAAAGGGAAAGAAAACAAAGTTCATTCTAATTGCAATAGATACAGGAGATTGTGGAATTGGACGATTGAAGGGAACACATTTGCATCTATTACCAAATATGTATTCGGGTTCAAGCGGAAAGAGATACAAATCTAGCTTTAAAATTGAAAAATTCTTTGACGATGTGGTTGGAGCGATAAGTTCAGTAGTTGAAAAAGATAATTTTGTAATAGTTTTTGGTCCTGGTGAGACAAAAAAGAAGTTTTACAATTATGTGTCAAAAAAGCCAATTGCAGACAAATGTAAATTCAAAGTAATAGAGGGAATTGATTCTGGAGGAGAAGATGGAATTCATGTTTTTACTAAATCAGATGCAATGAAAGAAGTGATGGCAGATACTAAACTTGCTAAGGTTTCACAAATAATTGATGAAGTAATGTTTTTGGCAAACAAACAAAGCAAGAAATTTTCAATGGGTATTGAGGAGACAAAAAAAGCAAATGAAGCAGGTGCGATAGAATCTCTAGTGTTTTCAGAAAAAGCTATTCAAGATTCAGATGAACAGGAGATTATTGATTTCTTAAATGATGTTGAATCTAAAGGAGGAGAAATTTTCAGTGTAGACAGTACTATTGACGCAGGATTAAGAGTTTCAGGCTTGGGTGGAATTATTTCATTGTTGAGATTTCCACTAGAGTATTAG
- a CDS encoding secondary thiamine-phosphate synthase enzyme YjbQ yields the protein MKSLTEYLTFKTKSRREFVNITPDVEKLVVKSGIKEGLCLVNAMHITASVFINDNESGLHHDYEKWLEELAPHEPIDHYRHNDTGEDNADAHLKRQVMGREVVVAITNGQLDFGPWETIFYGEFDGRRNKRVLVKIIGE from the coding sequence ATGAAATCATTAACTGAATATTTGACATTCAAAACAAAATCAAGAAGAGAATTTGTTAACATTACACCAGATGTAGAAAAATTAGTTGTCAAAAGTGGAATCAAAGAGGGACTTTGTCTAGTTAATGCAATGCATATCACTGCTAGTGTTTTCATAAATGATAACGAAAGTGGTCTACATCATGATTATGAAAAATGGTTAGAAGAATTGGCACCTCACGAACCAATTGATCATTATCGTCATAATGATACTGGAGAGGATAATGCCGATGCGCATCTAAAAAGACAGGTGATGGGAAGAGAGGTTGTGGTTGCTATAACTAATGGCCAATTAGACTTTGGACCTTGGGAAACTATCTTTTATGGTGAATTTGATGGTAGAAGAAACAAAAGAGTGCTAGTAAAAATTATTGGTGAATGA
- a CDS encoding metal-dependent transcriptional regulator: MDAIDEEVLFVGTAEAEHTEMYLKAVWHIREKGDDVKISTIAKRLNVRQPSVVQMLKKLAERDLVTYNKAGVTLKDSGEKVASSMIRNSRLLEVLMDSALKIDIDEEMVCGIEHHMNKQFTDALCIMLKCPSKSPRGRDIPMGECCKTTRGAE, encoded by the coding sequence ATGGATGCAATAGATGAAGAAGTCCTGTTTGTAGGAACTGCAGAAGCAGAACATACAGAAATGTATCTTAAAGCAGTGTGGCATATTAGGGAAAAAGGCGACGATGTTAAGATTAGTACCATTGCAAAAAGACTGAATGTTCGTCAACCAAGCGTTGTACAAATGTTAAAAAAATTAGCAGAAAGAGATTTGGTTACATACAACAAGGCTGGAGTCACACTAAAAGACAGTGGTGAAAAAGTTGCATCCTCAATGATCAGAAATAGTCGCTTACTTGAAGTGTTGATGGATAGTGCATTAAAGATAGATATTGATGAAGAGATGGTTTGTGGAATAGAACATCATATGAATAAACAATTTACAGATGCATTGTGTATTATGTTAAAATGTCCTAGTAAAAGTCCTCGAGGTAGAGATATTCCAATGGGAGAATGTTGCAAAACTACAAGAGGAGCAGAATAG
- a CDS encoding TrmB family transcriptional regulator — translation MSISDKTKKSLEKIGLTSYEIRAYTTLIKDGESNASEISQNSGVPYSKIYEILGTLEEKGWIGSDDSRPTKYFAKAPSNALETTKQNADTIFSENKNVILSELIPLYEKTGTSEKPDIWFISGAMNIVSKIMEMVEHCREEVMIAVPQAGELIVKQALPKLRQLHDKGIKITILISDEFDKDSIKAISRVADVKVKGGLFGGGIISDKRYVVILLGPEISSSTSSEIVAIWADHAGLAGFAREYFDFLLKDAKKA, via the coding sequence GTGAGTATTTCTGATAAAACAAAGAAATCATTAGAGAAGATTGGGTTAACTAGCTACGAAATTCGAGCTTATACAACATTAATCAAAGATGGAGAAAGTAATGCCTCAGAAATTAGTCAAAATTCAGGAGTTCCTTATTCAAAAATTTATGAGATTTTAGGTACATTGGAGGAAAAGGGATGGATTGGTTCTGATGATTCAAGACCTACAAAATATTTTGCAAAAGCCCCATCAAATGCATTAGAAACAACAAAACAGAACGCAGATACTATTTTTTCAGAAAACAAAAATGTCATTTTATCAGAATTAATTCCACTTTATGAAAAAACCGGTACTAGTGAAAAACCAGATATCTGGTTTATTTCCGGTGCAATGAACATTGTTTCAAAAATTATGGAAATGGTCGAACACTGTAGAGAAGAAGTAATGATTGCAGTTCCCCAAGCAGGAGAATTGATTGTCAAACAAGCACTTCCAAAACTTAGACAATTACACGATAAAGGAATTAAAATTACAATTCTCATCTCAGATGAATTTGATAAAGACTCTATCAAAGCAATTTCTCGAGTTGCAGATGTTAAAGTAAAAGGGGGATTGTTTGGAGGAGGCATAATTTCAGATAAAAGATATGTTGTGATTTTACTAGGTCCTGAAATTAGTAGCTCTACTTCATCAGAAATAGTGGCAATTTGGGCAGATCATGCAGGATTAGCAGGATTTGCAAGAGAATATTTTGATTTCTTATTAAAAGATGCTAAAAAAGCATAA